In Streptomyces ambofaciens ATCC 23877, a single genomic region encodes these proteins:
- the rpsT gene encoding 30S ribosomal protein S20, protein MANIKSQIKRNKTNEKARLRNKAVKSSLKTAIRKAREAAAAGDVEKATEYQRVASRQLDKAVSKGVIHKNQAANKKSALAQKVGALKG, encoded by the coding sequence GTGGCGAACATCAAGTCCCAGATCAAGCGGAACAAGACCAACGAGAAGGCCCGGCTGCGCAACAAGGCCGTCAAGTCCTCTCTGAAGACCGCGATCCGCAAGGCCCGTGAGGCCGCTGCCGCGGGTGACGTCGAGAAGGCCACCGAGTACCAGCGCGTCGCTTCGCGCCAGCTCGACAAGGCCGTCTCCAAGGGCGTCATCCACAAGAACCAGGCCGCCAACAAGAAGTCGGCGCTGGCGCAGAAGGTCGGCGCTCTCAAGGGCTGA
- the holA gene encoding DNA polymerase III subunit delta, translating to MARKTANDDPLAPVTLAVGQEDLLLDRAVQEVVAAAKAADADTDVRDLTPDQLQPGTLAELTSPSLFAERKVVVVRNAQDLSADTVKDVKAYLGAPAEEITLVLLHAGGAKGKGLLDAARKAGAREVACPKMTKPADRLAFVRAEFRTAGRSATPEACQALVDSIGSDLRELASAVSQLTADIEGTIDEAVVGRYYTGRAEASSFTVADRAVEGRAAEALEALRWSLATGVAPVLITSALAQGVRAIGKLSSARGGRPADLARELGMPPWKIDRVRQQMRGWTPDGVSVALRAVAEADAGVKGSGDDPEYALEKCVVIIARAARSRGRS from the coding sequence ATGGCCAGGAAGACTGCGAATGACGACCCTCTCGCCCCGGTGACCCTTGCCGTGGGCCAGGAGGACCTCCTGCTCGACCGTGCCGTGCAGGAGGTGGTGGCCGCCGCGAAGGCCGCCGACGCCGACACGGACGTACGCGACCTGACCCCCGACCAGCTGCAGCCCGGCACGCTCGCCGAGCTCACCAGCCCCTCGCTCTTCGCCGAGCGCAAGGTCGTGGTCGTACGCAACGCGCAGGACCTGTCCGCCGACACGGTCAAGGACGTCAAGGCCTACCTCGGCGCACCCGCCGAGGAGATCACCCTCGTCCTGCTGCACGCGGGCGGCGCCAAGGGCAAGGGCCTGCTGGACGCCGCGCGCAAGGCGGGGGCGCGTGAGGTGGCGTGCCCCAAGATGACGAAGCCCGCGGACCGCCTGGCCTTCGTGCGGGCGGAGTTCCGTACCGCCGGGCGGTCGGCCACCCCCGAGGCGTGTCAGGCGCTGGTCGACTCGATCGGCAGCGACCTGCGGGAGCTGGCCTCGGCGGTCTCTCAGCTGACCGCCGACATAGAGGGGACGATCGACGAGGCGGTCGTCGGGCGTTACTACACCGGGCGGGCCGAGGCCTCCAGCTTCACGGTCGCCGACCGGGCGGTCGAGGGACGGGCGGCGGAGGCGCTGGAGGCGCTGCGCTGGTCCCTCGCGACCGGGGTGGCGCCCGTGCTGATCACCAGCGCGCTGGCCCAGGGCGTGCGGGCGATCGGCAAGCTGTCCTCCGCCCGCGGCGGACGCCCCGCCGATCTCGCCCGCGAGCTCGGGATGCCGCCGTGGAAGATCGACCGCGTCCGGCAGCAGATGCGCGGCTGGACACCGGACGGCGTCTCCGTGGCCCTGCGCGCGGTGGCCGAGGCGGACGCGGGAGTGAAGGGCAGCGGGGACGACCCCGAGTACGCCCTGGAGAAGTGCGTGGTGATCATCGCCCGGGCGGCGCGTTCGCGGGGACGGTCGTAA
- a CDS encoding YceI family protein — protein MIGRWLESRTKRMQRTGPLAAVQTPPSAGALSCRVLDPVDEPVPHAEFTVSDTLGRKVVGGGTDPFGSFVAAVPAGEYRLAVSAEGYTPYRASATVTEDTLSSLGDVTLQVARPPELPAPGDWEIEPAHSSIAFTARHIGLARIHGRFNSFAGAVRIADDMARSAMHVVIDAASIDTNVRMRDDHLRSGDFLDVQRFPTLEFYSDRFTHRGGNRWAVTGALSLHGVTRTVTLDAEYLGLGNGMEGEVRAACRATTELHRDDFTVSWQTMLARGIAVVGPSIRIDLDVQIVPKG, from the coding sequence ATGATCGGCCGCTGGCTGGAAAGCCGAACGAAGCGGATGCAACGGACGGGTCCCCTGGCGGCGGTGCAGACCCCGCCGAGCGCGGGAGCGCTGAGCTGCCGGGTCCTCGACCCCGTGGACGAGCCGGTGCCCCACGCCGAGTTCACGGTGAGCGACACCCTGGGGCGCAAGGTGGTCGGCGGCGGCACGGACCCCTTCGGGTCGTTCGTGGCGGCGGTGCCGGCGGGGGAGTACCGGCTCGCGGTGTCCGCCGAGGGCTACACGCCGTACCGGGCGTCCGCGACGGTCACCGAGGACACGCTGTCCTCACTCGGTGACGTGACCCTGCAGGTGGCCCGGCCGCCGGAGCTGCCCGCGCCGGGTGACTGGGAGATCGAGCCGGCGCACTCCTCGATAGCGTTCACCGCCCGGCACATCGGACTGGCGCGGATCCACGGCAGGTTCAACTCCTTCGCGGGCGCGGTGCGGATCGCGGACGACATGGCGCGGTCGGCGATGCACGTGGTGATCGACGCGGCGTCCATCGACACCAACGTGAGGATGCGCGACGACCACCTGAGGTCGGGGGACTTCCTGGACGTGCAGCGCTTTCCGACCCTGGAGTTCTACAGCGACCGGTTCACGCACCGGGGCGGCAACCGGTGGGCCGTCACCGGGGCGCTGTCGCTGCACGGTGTGACGCGCACGGTCACGCTGGACGCCGAGTACCTGGGCCTCGGCAACGGAATGGAGGGCGAGGTGCGGGCGGCCTGCCGTGCCACGACCGAGCTGCACCGCGACGACTTCACGGTGAGCTGGCAGACGATGCTGGCGCGCGGCATCGCCGTGGTCGGGCCCAGCATCCGGATCGACCTCGACGTGCAGATCGTGCCCAAGGGCTGA
- a CDS encoding arylamine N-acetyltransferase family protein: MDSAQVDAYLSRIGVEYPAWPTADALRELQLRHLRTVPFENLSVHLGEEIVLEEKRLLDKVVGARRGGFCYELNGLFGALLAALGYEVTLLAARVYGDGGRLGVPYDHLALLVRSVDGGDWLADVGFGAHSHGPLAFAERGEQEDPGGTFRVAEAGPDAAGVRGGHDSARAADLDVVCDGKPVYRLELRPRVLGDFVSGAWWHSTSPQSHFLQAPVCSLLTEDGGRITISGRRLVSTTVDGLREERELATDEEVLAAYRDRFGIELDRVPAVRRP; the protein is encoded by the coding sequence ATGGATTCAGCACAGGTCGATGCCTACCTCAGCCGTATCGGAGTCGAATACCCCGCGTGGCCCACGGCCGACGCCCTGCGTGAGCTGCAACTGCGCCATCTGCGGACGGTGCCGTTCGAGAACCTCTCCGTCCATCTCGGTGAGGAGATCGTGCTGGAGGAGAAGCGGCTCCTGGACAAGGTGGTGGGCGCGCGCCGGGGCGGGTTCTGCTACGAACTCAACGGTCTGTTCGGCGCGCTGCTGGCGGCGCTCGGGTACGAGGTCACCCTGCTCGCGGCGCGCGTGTACGGGGACGGTGGCCGGCTCGGTGTCCCGTACGACCACCTGGCGCTGCTGGTGCGGTCGGTGGACGGCGGCGACTGGCTGGCCGACGTCGGTTTCGGGGCGCACAGCCACGGTCCGCTGGCCTTCGCGGAGCGGGGCGAGCAGGAGGACCCCGGCGGCACGTTCCGGGTGGCCGAGGCGGGGCCGGACGCCGCGGGGGTGCGCGGCGGCCATGACTCGGCCCGGGCAGCCGACCTGGACGTGGTGTGCGACGGGAAGCCCGTGTACCGCCTGGAGCTGCGCCCGCGGGTGCTCGGTGACTTCGTGTCCGGGGCGTGGTGGCACAGCACTTCACCGCAGTCGCACTTCCTCCAGGCGCCGGTCTGCTCGCTGCTCACGGAGGACGGAGGGAGGATCACGATCAGCGGCCGCAGGTTGGTGTCGACGACCGTCGACGGGCTGCGGGAGGAGCGCGAGCTGGCGACGGACGAGGAGGTGCTCGCCGCCTATCGGGACCGGTTCGGCATCGAACTCGACCGGGTGCCCGCCGTACGCCGCCCGTGA
- a CDS encoding ComEC/Rec2 family competence protein codes for MSTDVTAPGRAAEPGERTAPPRAAVHAASGHRLGAAHPRQEGPTDLRLVPPALGTWATAAVMLDAPPGWTVGVVTGGLLLAGVLLLRARGRRPARGRRHVSFVALLLCVAAAAASAALHGADLRRGPVPALARQYATVTAEVEVTADPRLTRPRVRGNRAVPPTVLIEGDVRRLTEAGGAEVVTRTPVLMLVDVGGAAGGFGAPGASGGPETSGGTSSRLSPGAPNERPLTGAGPGAAHWLGLLPTTRLRVTARSAPPRSAGDRIAAVLRVRGGREAPEVVAEPSGAQRLAGRLRAGLREATDGLPEDARALLPGLVVGDTSRITPELEEAFKETDLAHTLAVSGANFTIVLALLLGPPGLAQRSERRGLAPRLGISLRTTALLGGVLALGFVVVCRPDPSVLRAAACGAVALLALATGRRRSLLPALATAVLLLVLYDPWLARSYGFLLSVLATGALLTLAPRWSAALCRRRVPPRLAEALAAAGAAQALCAPVVAVLSARVSLVAVPCNLLVEFAVAPATVLGFAALAAAPVAMPVAEGLAWCGSWPAEWIAGIARTGAALPGAGVDWPGSWTGAALLALATVGVLLAGRRLLGHPWWCGLCAALLVLVVVRPPPLARVITGWPPPDWRMVMCDVGQGDAMVLAAGEGTGVVVDTGPDPALVDHCLRSLGVTRVPLVVLTHFHADHVAGLAGVLRGRAVGAIETTALEEPADQAESVRRQAAARRIPLRHAAAGQQRRAGPLSWQVVWPPPPSAASTGAGPATSTVEPNDASVTLLVRTAGLRLLLLGDLEPPAQQELAKSPAAGALEGVDVLKVAHHGSAHQDPGLLGKVAPRLALISCGADNTYGHPAPATVAALRARGTMVLRTDRDGALAVTGTGEALRVAGD; via the coding sequence ATGAGTACGGACGTGACGGCCCCCGGCAGGGCGGCGGAGCCCGGCGAGCGGACGGCGCCGCCGCGCGCGGCCGTGCACGCCGCTTCCGGGCATCGGCTCGGTGCCGCCCACCCTCGGCAGGAGGGGCCCACCGACCTGCGGTTGGTGCCGCCCGCGCTGGGGACCTGGGCGACGGCGGCGGTGATGCTCGACGCGCCGCCCGGCTGGACCGTCGGAGTCGTGACCGGTGGCCTGCTCCTGGCCGGCGTACTGCTGCTGAGGGCACGGGGGCGACGCCCGGCGCGCGGACGGCGGCACGTGTCGTTCGTCGCCCTGCTCCTGTGCGTCGCCGCGGCCGCCGCCTCGGCCGCCCTGCACGGCGCGGACCTGCGCCGTGGGCCGGTACCGGCGCTGGCGCGGCAGTACGCCACCGTCACCGCCGAGGTGGAGGTCACCGCGGACCCTCGCCTCACCCGGCCCCGCGTCCGGGGAAACCGGGCCGTGCCGCCCACCGTGCTGATCGAGGGCGACGTACGCCGGCTGACGGAGGCGGGCGGAGCGGAGGTCGTGACCCGGACACCGGTGCTGATGCTCGTCGACGTGGGAGGGGCGGCGGGTGGGTTCGGAGCGCCGGGAGCGTCTGGGGGACCGGAGACGTCCGGGGGGACTTCGAGTCGCCTGTCCCCGGGCGCCCCGAACGAGCGGCCCCTCACCGGCGCCGGGCCCGGTGCGGCCCACTGGCTGGGACTGCTGCCCACCACGCGGCTCAGGGTCACCGCCCGGTCGGCACCTCCGAGGTCGGCCGGCGACCGGATCGCCGCCGTGCTGCGGGTACGGGGCGGGCGGGAGGCCCCCGAGGTCGTGGCCGAGCCGTCGGGAGCGCAGCGGCTGGCCGGACGGCTGCGGGCGGGGCTGCGGGAGGCCACCGACGGTCTCCCGGAGGACGCACGGGCCCTGCTGCCGGGGCTGGTCGTCGGGGACACCTCGCGCATCACGCCGGAGTTGGAGGAGGCGTTCAAGGAGACCGACCTCGCGCACACGCTGGCCGTGTCCGGAGCCAACTTCACGATCGTGCTCGCCCTGCTGCTCGGTCCGCCCGGACTGGCCCAGCGCAGCGAGCGCCGGGGGCTGGCGCCCCGCCTCGGGATCTCCCTGCGGACCACCGCGCTGCTCGGCGGGGTCCTCGCACTCGGATTCGTCGTCGTGTGCCGACCCGACCCGAGCGTGCTGCGGGCCGCGGCCTGCGGGGCCGTCGCCCTGCTCGCGCTGGCCACCGGGCGCCGCAGGTCGCTGCTCCCCGCGCTGGCGACGGCCGTGCTGCTACTGGTGCTGTACGACCCGTGGCTCGCCCGCAGCTACGGGTTCCTGCTCTCCGTGCTGGCCACCGGGGCACTGCTCACGCTCGCTCCCCGGTGGAGCGCGGCGCTGTGCCGGCGCCGGGTCCCCCCTCGGCTCGCCGAGGCGCTGGCCGCCGCGGGTGCGGCGCAGGCCCTGTGCGCTCCGGTCGTCGCCGTGCTGTCGGCGCGGGTGAGCCTGGTGGCGGTGCCCTGCAACCTGCTCGTGGAGTTCGCGGTCGCGCCCGCCACGGTGCTGGGTTTCGCGGCGCTGGCGGCGGCACCGGTGGCGATGCCGGTGGCCGAAGGGCTGGCGTGGTGCGGGAGCTGGCCCGCCGAGTGGATCGCCGGCATCGCCCGCACCGGGGCCGCGCTGCCCGGCGCGGGAGTGGACTGGCCGGGCAGCTGGACCGGCGCGGCGCTGCTCGCCCTCGCCACGGTGGGCGTGCTGCTGGCCGGCCGGCGACTTCTCGGGCATCCCTGGTGGTGCGGTCTCTGCGCGGCCCTGCTGGTGCTGGTGGTGGTCCGGCCGCCCCCACTGGCCCGGGTGATCACCGGGTGGCCGCCGCCGGACTGGCGGATGGTGATGTGCGACGTCGGGCAGGGCGACGCCATGGTGCTCGCGGCGGGTGAGGGCACGGGCGTGGTCGTGGACACCGGACCGGACCCGGCGCTGGTCGACCACTGTCTGCGCTCGCTCGGCGTCACCCGCGTCCCGCTCGTGGTGCTGACCCACTTCCACGCCGACCATGTCGCGGGACTGGCCGGGGTGTTGCGGGGGCGTGCGGTGGGCGCCATCGAGACGACCGCGCTCGAAGAGCCCGCCGACCAGGCCGAGTCCGTCCGCAGACAGGCGGCGGCACGACGGATCCCCCTGCGGCACGCCGCGGCCGGGCAGCAGCGAAGGGCGGGACCGCTGTCCTGGCAGGTGGTGTGGCCTCCACCGCCATCGGCGGCGAGCACCGGGGCGGGCCCCGCGACGAGCACGGTGGAGCCCAACGACGCCAGTGTCACGCTCCTGGTGCGGACGGCGGGGCTGCGCCTGCTGCTGCTCGGCGATCTGGAGCCCCCGGCCCAGCAGGAGCTGGCGAAGTCACCGGCGGCGGGCGCGCTGGAAGGCGTCGACGTGCTCAAGGTGGCCCACCACGGCTCGGCCCACCAGGATCCCGGCCTCCTGGGCAAGGTCGCCCCACGGCTGGCGCTCATCAGCTGCGGCGCGGACAACACCTACGGGCACCCGGCCCCCGCCACCGTCGCCGCGTTGCGCGCCCGGGGCACGATGGTGCTGCGCACGGACCGGGACGGGGCGCTGGCGGTCACGGGCACCGGCGAGGCCCTGCGGGTGGCGGGAGACTGA
- a CDS encoding ComEA family DNA-binding protein, translating into MALRSRSRTATATSGPGRGPASDGRLRDRRPSGRPGSRRPSGPGPRSGGRGGRMRRHAQAHAQAEELRLRAEALFAERPVVRGESGKGPPAPQGRDLGLRRGHAEGDAARREATGGEEEAAQGAADTSATSWRDRAGQALRERVPVWLQTRCGLERRSVAALTVLLVVASVLAVQHFWTGRTQPVPAPETVREAAVYGASGGGGTAGSEAAGGEVGGDSSTAGTHKGTAVAGATVGAEIVVDVGGKVRKPGVHRLPAGSRVADALRAAGGVRPGARTDGLNRARFLVDGEQVVVGAPAPGTGTAPGGTVPGGPGGSAPGGPGGSAAAGGLAGGAPVAPVSLNTATADQLDTLPGVGPVLARHIIDYRTRQGGFRSVDELREVNGIGERRFADLRNLVRP; encoded by the coding sequence ATGGCTCTTCGATCACGCTCACGCACAGCGACCGCGACCAGTGGCCCGGGCCGTGGCCCCGCCTCCGACGGCCGCCTGCGCGACCGCCGTCCGTCCGGCCGCCCGGGCAGCCGTCGTCCGTCCGGCCCCGGTCCCCGCTCCGGCGGCCGGGGAGGACGCATGCGCCGTCACGCGCAGGCGCACGCGCAGGCGGAGGAGCTCCGCCTGCGCGCCGAGGCGCTCTTCGCCGAACGTCCCGTCGTGCGGGGCGAGTCGGGGAAGGGGCCGCCAGCACCCCAGGGCCGCGATCTCGGACTCCGGAGGGGGCACGCGGAGGGCGACGCGGCGCGCAGGGAAGCCACCGGAGGCGAGGAGGAGGCGGCACAGGGCGCCGCCGACACCTCCGCGACGAGCTGGCGGGACCGGGCCGGTCAGGCGCTGCGGGAGCGCGTGCCGGTGTGGCTGCAGACCCGGTGCGGGCTGGAGCGGCGCAGTGTGGCCGCGCTCACGGTGCTGCTCGTCGTCGCGTCGGTCCTCGCCGTGCAGCACTTCTGGACGGGCCGCACCCAACCGGTGCCGGCGCCCGAGACCGTGCGCGAGGCCGCGGTGTACGGCGCCTCGGGAGGGGGCGGGACGGCGGGGAGCGAGGCGGCCGGGGGCGAGGTGGGCGGGGACAGCTCAACGGCCGGTACGCACAAGGGCACCGCCGTGGCAGGGGCCACGGTCGGCGCCGAGATCGTGGTGGACGTCGGGGGCAAGGTCCGCAAGCCCGGGGTCCACCGCCTGCCGGCCGGCTCACGGGTCGCGGACGCCCTCCGCGCCGCCGGTGGCGTCCGGCCGGGAGCCAGGACCGACGGGCTGAACCGGGCCCGCTTCCTCGTGGACGGCGAGCAGGTGGTCGTCGGCGCTCCCGCACCCGGCACCGGGACGGCCCCGGGCGGAACGGTCCCGGGCGGGCCGGGCGGATCGGCACCGGGCGGGCCGGGCGGATCGGCCGCGGCGGGCGGGCTCGCGGGAGGGGCCCCCGTCGCACCGGTCTCCCTCAACACGGCGACCGCCGACCAGCTCGACACCCTGCCCGGTGTCGGCCCCGTGCTGGCCCGGCACATCATCGACTACCGCACCCGGCAGGGCGGTTTCCGCTCGGTGGACGAGCTGCGGGAGGTCAACGGCATCGGTGAGCGCCGCTTCGCCGACCTGCGGAATCTCGTGCGGCCATGA
- a CDS encoding DegV family protein, which yields MSRHVAIVTDSTAYLPARTMERHGITAVPLTVVLGDRALEEGTEISTRSLAQALQKRRPVTTSRPSPEVFAETYRRIAESGVDGIVSLHLSAELSGTHDAAVVAAREATVPVRVVDTGMIAMALGFCALAAAETAEAGGTVDEAVAAAEKRAAATSAYFYVDTLDYLRRGGRIGAAQALFGSALAVKPLLQLADGRIEPLEKVRTASKAIARLEEIAADRAGAAPVDIAVHHLAAPGRASALADRLRKRVPGLADLHVSEVGAVIGAHTGPGLLGVVVSSR from the coding sequence ATGTCCCGTCATGTCGCGATCGTCACGGATTCAACGGCCTATCTTCCGGCCCGGACGATGGAGCGGCACGGCATCACCGCGGTACCCCTGACCGTCGTCCTGGGCGACCGGGCACTGGAAGAGGGCACCGAGATCTCGACCCGCTCGCTGGCCCAGGCCCTGCAGAAGCGGCGCCCGGTCACCACCTCGCGCCCCAGCCCCGAAGTCTTCGCCGAGACCTACCGCCGGATCGCCGAGTCCGGCGTCGACGGCATCGTCTCCCTCCATCTCTCCGCCGAGCTCTCCGGCACGCACGACGCGGCCGTCGTCGCCGCGCGCGAGGCGACGGTGCCGGTGCGGGTCGTGGACACCGGGATGATCGCGATGGCCCTCGGATTCTGCGCGCTGGCCGCGGCCGAGACCGCGGAGGCGGGCGGCACGGTGGACGAAGCGGTCGCGGCCGCGGAGAAGCGGGCCGCGGCCACCTCCGCCTACTTCTACGTCGACACCCTCGACTACCTGCGCCGCGGCGGCCGGATCGGGGCGGCCCAGGCCCTGTTCGGCTCCGCGCTCGCGGTGAAGCCGCTGTTGCAGCTGGCCGACGGCCGCATCGAGCCTCTGGAGAAGGTACGGACGGCGTCCAAGGCCATTGCCCGGCTGGAGGAGATCGCCGCCGACCGGGCGGGGGCCGCGCCCGTCGACATCGCCGTCCACCATCTCGCCGCCCCCGGCCGGGCCTCGGCCCTGGCGGACCGTCTGCGCAAGCGGGTGCCGGGGCTGGCCGACCTGCATGTGAGCGAGGTCGGCGCGGTGATCGGGGCACATACGGGCCCCGGTCTGCTGGGGGTCGTGGTCTCGTCGCGCTGA
- the leuS gene encoding leucine--tRNA ligase: MSETNPAATAPVPADAAPHRYTAAMAAEIEARWQDFWDAEGTYAAPNPKGDLAGDPELVARPKKFIMDMFPYPSGAGLHVGHPLGYIATDVFARFQRMTGHNVLHTLGFDAFGLPAEQYAVQTGTHPRVSTEANMKNMQSQLRRLGLGHDKRRSFATIDPEYYKWTQWIFLQIFNSWYDEEARRARPIAELVARFESGERAVPGHPGRAWSDLSAGERADVLGEYRLAYASDAPVNWCPGLGTVLANEEVTADGRSERGNFPVFKSKLRQWNMRITAYADRLLDDLDELDWPEAIKLQQRNWIGRSEGARVDFPVDGERITVFTTRPDTLFGATYMVLAPEHPLVEKFTPAAWPEGTRQAWTGGHATPTEAVAAYRAQAASKSDVERQAEAKDKTGVFIGVHATNPVNGEQVPVFIADYVLMGYGTGAIMAVPAHDTRDFEFARAFELPIRCVVEPTDGRGTDTATWDEAFASYDAKIVNSSGADVSLDGLGVVEAKERVTEWLERSGTGEGTVNFRLRDWLFSRQRYWGEPFPIVYDEDGIAHALPESMLPLELPEVEDYSPRTFDPDDADTRPETPLSRNEDWVNVTLDLGDGPKKYRRETNTMPNWAGSCWYELRYLDPHNSEQLVDPEIEKYWMGPREGLPHGGVDLYVGGAEHAVLHLLYARFWSKVLFDLGHVSSAEPFHKLFNQGMIQAYVYRDSRGIAVPAAEVEERDGSYYYQGERVSRLLGKMGKSLKNAVTPDEICAEYGADTLRLYEMAMGPLDVSRPWDTRAVVGQFRLLQRLWRNVVDENTGEVTVADVAESDIDADTLRALHKAIDGVRQDLEGMRFNTAIAKVTELNNHLTKVGGPVPRTVAERLVLLVAPLAPHVAEELWRKLGHSDSVVHQDFPVADPAYVVDETVTCVVQIKGKVKARLEVAPSISEEDLEKAALADDKVLAALDGAGIRKVIVRAPKLVNIVPA; this comes from the coding sequence ATGAGCGAGACGAACCCCGCGGCGACCGCCCCTGTGCCGGCGGACGCCGCGCCGCACCGCTACACGGCCGCCATGGCCGCCGAGATCGAGGCACGCTGGCAGGACTTCTGGGACGCCGAGGGGACGTACGCCGCGCCGAACCCCAAGGGCGACCTGGCGGGCGACCCGGAGCTGGTCGCCAGGCCCAAGAAGTTCATCATGGACATGTTCCCGTACCCCTCCGGTGCGGGCCTGCACGTCGGCCACCCCCTGGGCTACATCGCCACCGACGTCTTCGCCCGCTTCCAGCGGATGACCGGCCACAACGTCCTGCACACCCTGGGCTTCGACGCCTTCGGACTGCCCGCCGAGCAGTACGCCGTGCAGACCGGCACGCACCCGCGCGTGTCGACCGAGGCGAACATGAAGAACATGCAGAGCCAGCTGCGCCGGCTGGGGCTGGGCCACGACAAGCGCCGGTCGTTCGCCACGATCGACCCGGAGTACTACAAGTGGACCCAGTGGATCTTCCTGCAGATCTTCAACTCCTGGTACGACGAGGAGGCGCGCAGGGCCCGTCCGATCGCCGAGCTGGTCGCCCGGTTCGAGTCCGGTGAGCGGGCCGTTCCGGGCCACCCCGGGCGCGCGTGGAGCGACCTGAGCGCCGGCGAGCGCGCCGACGTCCTGGGCGAGTACCGCCTGGCCTACGCCTCCGACGCGCCCGTCAACTGGTGCCCCGGCCTGGGCACCGTGCTGGCCAACGAGGAGGTCACCGCCGACGGCCGCTCCGAGCGCGGCAACTTCCCCGTCTTCAAGTCCAAGCTGCGCCAGTGGAACATGCGCATCACCGCCTACGCCGACCGGCTGCTGGACGACCTGGACGAGCTGGACTGGCCCGAGGCCATCAAGCTGCAGCAGCGCAACTGGATCGGCCGCTCCGAGGGCGCCCGCGTCGACTTCCCCGTCGACGGGGAGCGCATCACCGTCTTCACCACGCGCCCGGACACCCTGTTCGGCGCCACCTACATGGTGCTGGCGCCCGAGCACCCGCTGGTCGAGAAGTTCACCCCGGCCGCCTGGCCCGAGGGCACGCGCCAGGCGTGGACCGGCGGTCACGCGACCCCGACCGAGGCCGTCGCGGCGTACCGCGCGCAGGCCGCTTCCAAGTCCGACGTGGAGCGGCAGGCCGAGGCCAAGGACAAGACCGGCGTCTTCATCGGCGTGCACGCGACCAACCCGGTCAACGGCGAGCAGGTCCCGGTCTTCATCGCCGACTACGTGCTGATGGGCTACGGGACCGGCGCCATCATGGCCGTCCCGGCGCACGACACCCGCGACTTCGAGTTCGCGCGCGCCTTCGAGCTGCCGATCCGCTGCGTCGTCGAACCGACCGACGGCCGCGGCACGGACACCGCGACGTGGGACGAGGCCTTCGCCTCCTACGACGCGAAGATCGTGAACTCCTCCGGTGCGGACGTCTCCCTGGACGGCCTGGGCGTCGTCGAGGCCAAGGAGCGCGTCACCGAGTGGCTGGAGCGGTCCGGCACCGGCGAGGGCACCGTCAACTTCCGCCTGCGTGACTGGCTGTTCAGCCGCCAGCGCTACTGGGGCGAGCCCTTCCCGATCGTCTACGACGAGGACGGCATCGCCCACGCCCTGCCCGAGTCGATGCTGCCGCTGGAGCTGCCCGAGGTCGAGGACTACTCCCCGCGGACCTTCGACCCGGACGACGCGGACACCCGGCCCGAGACGCCGCTGTCCCGCAACGAGGACTGGGTCAACGTCACGCTGGACCTGGGCGACGGCCCGAAGAAGTACCGCCGCGAGACCAACACCATGCCCAACTGGGCCGGCTCCTGCTGGTACGAGCTGCGTTACCTGGACCCGCACAACTCCGAGCAGCTGGTCGACCCGGAGATCGAGAAGTACTGGATGGGCCCGCGCGAGGGCCTGCCGCACGGCGGCGTCGACCTGTACGTCGGCGGTGCCGAGCACGCCGTGCTGCATCTGCTGTACGCGCGCTTCTGGTCCAAGGTGCTGTTCGACCTGGGGCACGTCTCCTCGGCCGAGCCGTTCCACAAGCTGTTCAACCAGGGCATGATCCAGGCCTACGTCTACCGGGACAGCCGCGGCATCGCGGTGCCGGCCGCCGAGGTGGAGGAGCGCGACGGCTCCTACTACTACCAGGGCGAGCGGGTCTCCAGGCTGCTGGGCAAGATGGGCAAGTCCCTGAAGAACGCGGTCACCCCGGACGAGATCTGCGCCGAGTACGGCGCCGACACCCTGCGCCTGTACGAGATGGCGATGGGTCCGCTGGACGTCTCCCGGCCGTGGGACACGCGCGCGGTGGTGGGCCAGTTCCGGCTGCTGCAGCGGCTGTGGCGCAACGTCGTCGACGAGAACACCGGCGAGGTGACGGTCGCGGACGTCGCGGAGTCCGACATCGACGCCGACACCCTGCGCGCCCTGCACAAGGCCATCGACGGCGTACGGCAGGACCTGGAGGGCATGCGCTTCAACACCGCCATCGCCAAGGTCACCGAGCTGAACAACCACCTGACGAAGGTGGGCGGCCCGGTCCCGCGCACGGTCGCCGAGCGCCTGGTGCTGCTGGTCGCGCCGCTGGCCCCGCACGTCGCCGAGGAGCTGTGGCGCAAGCTGGGGCACTCCGACTCGGTCGTCCACCAGGACTTCCCGGTCGCCGACCCGGCCTACGTCGTCGACGAGACCGTGACCTGCGTCGTGCAGATCAAGGGCAAGGTCAAGGCGCGGCTGGAGGTCGCTCCGTCCATCTCCGAGGAGGACCTGGAGAAGGCCGCGCTGGCCGACGACAAGGTCCTGGCCGCGCTGGACGGGGCCGGGATCCGCAAGGTGATCGTGCGGGCACCGAAGCTGGTGAACATCGTTCCCGCTTAG